AGCTCGGGTATGGGATGGAGCCGGCTTGAGGCCAGTTGCAGCTCAAAAGTTGCGAGCCCTCCTGCAAATTCGTCTGATTCAATGAACTGAAGGTACTAGCCGTGTCGTCGAGTCCGTAAATCCGGCACATCGTTTCACCCTGCGGGCACACGCGTTGCATCCGTCTCCCATACCGCGGCCTGGAGGCCGCTCCGCCTTCGTTCAGGGAGACATCATGAGACAGACCGTCATGGGGGTGTACGACAGCCACGCCGATGCGCGTGCGGCCCAGCAGTCGCTTAACGCGGCGGGTGTCGCCCAGGCCGATATCGCCATTTACTCGCTGTCCGTCGAAGCGCCCGTCGAAAAGGGCCCGCGGGTCTACGCGCCGGGCGGCGCCGCCGTCGGCCAGCATACGCCCGTGTTCGACCGGCTCGAGCAGCTGTTTGCGCGCCTTTTCAAAAGCGGCGAGTACCCGCCGGAAGCCGAGGATTACCGCGAATTCGTACGCCGCGGCGGAACGATTCTCAGCGCCGATGTTTCCGAAATGCAGGTCGATATGGCGCGCGATGTCATGCGCCGCGCCGGCGCGGCCGATATCGAGGAACGGACCGCCGCGTGGCGAAACGGATCCGGTATTTCCGCGGATCGGGCAGGTTCGACGTCACAGCAGGTACCGTTGATGGTCGACGAATACGAGGTGGATGCCGACGACACATCGATGCCGGGCGACGCAATGGAACCCGTCCCTGTCGACGATAGCGCGCAAAAGCAAACCGCTTTTACGGCATCTCAGCCCAACATGGTCAGCGGGATGCAGCAGGTCACGACGCGCACGGAAGGAACGGGCTACGGCTCGTCCGCAGGGCAGCGGCAGCAGCAATCGATGTCGGCCGTACCCGACGTCGGAATCGCACGTTCGACGGCAGGCGTGACTGACGACATGAAGTCCCGCAACGCCCGCCCGTCCGACAGCAACGAAGCCCGCGAAGCCATTGCAGCAGCAGAACCGACACCGCGTACCGGCCTCGTCGGCGATCCGATCATGGGCACGCCGCTGGAAGAATTTCCCTACGACGATGAATTTCGCAAGGACTACGACGCCCGCTATGCGAACACGGGTTCTTCGTACGACGAGTACCGCCGCGCGTACACACATGGAACCACGCTCGGACAGGACGAGCGGTATCGCGAACAGGACTGGCAATCAGTGGAGCAGAGTGCGCGCGAAAATTGGGAGTCGCGCTATCCGGAGAGCGGATGGGAACGGTTCAAGGCTGCCGTGCGGCACGGCTGGGAGCGCGTGAGGAGCCTCTGACGCGACGGGCCCGCCTTTGCCGATGCTCAAAAAGCTAACCGATCGTCAGCACGCTTCGACGCCGCGCAGCGATACCCCCAGCGGCGCGCTGGTGCTCAGCGCCCTGGGGGTCGTATTCGGAGACATCGGCACGAGCCCGATTTACGCGTTGCGACAAGCCGTCGTCGATGCGGGCTCGGTGAATGTGCAGATCGTGATGGGCGTGCTGTCGACGATCGTGTGGGCCGTCGTGATCGTCGTGATGCTCAAGTACGGGCTGTATGTGATGCGCGCCGACAACGAAGGCGAGGGCGGCATCATCGCGTTGACTGCACTGGTTCGCTCGGGCTACCAGAAGTCGCGGCGACACGTGCCGCGCAGCCTGCTTCTGGCCGGCTTGTTCGGCGCCGCGATGTTTTACGGCGACTCGATGATCACGCCCGCCGTGTCGGTGTTGTCGGCGGTCGAAGGTCTGACGGAAATCAGTCCTGCGTTCGGTCCGTGGGTCGTACCCGTCGCGGCGGCGATCCTGATCGCGCTGTTCGCGCTTCAGCATCGCGGCAGCACGGCGGTCGGCCATCTGTTCGGGCCCGTCATGGGCGTCTGGTTCGTGTCGCTCGCGGCGGTGGGCATCTACCGGATCGCGCAGCATCCCGCCGTTCTGAAAGCGCTGTCGCCGCAATGGGCTGTCTCGCTGGCGGTCGCTCGCCCCGGGATCGCGTTCACGATTCTCGGCGCGGTGATTCTCGCGCTGACGGGCGCGGAAGCGCTCTATGCGGACATCGGCCACTTCGGACGCAAAGCGATCCGTATCGCGCTCGTCGCCATTGTGTTTCCTTCCATCATCATTGGATATTTCGGGCAGGCGGCCACGTTGCTGTTCGTACCGGGCGCGGTCGCGCAGCCTTTCTTTCGCGCGCTGCCTTCTTGGGCGCTGATCCCCGGCGTGCTGATCACGGTGCTGGCGACGATCATCGCTTCGCAGGCCGTGATTTCAGGGGCATTCTCGATGACGAGTCAGGCGATCGAACTCGGTTTCCTGCCCCGCATGCGGATCGTCGAAACATCGAAGGAGCAACGCGGCCAGGTCTATTCTCCCGCCGTCAACGCGATCCTGTTCGTGTCGGTGCTGTTCCTCGTGCTGGTCTTCCGGAGTTCGGCGCGACTGACTTCCGCCTACGGCATCGCCGTCGGACTCACGATGCTCGTCACGACGATCCAGATGGCGAGCGTAACGCGCAACGTGTGGGGCTGGTCGGCGTCGCGCGCGGCGCTCGTCGGCGTGCCGCTGCTCATCGTTGATCTGACGCTCGTCGCGGCGAACATCCCGAAGATACCGGGCGGCGGCTGGTTCCCCGTCTCGGTCGGTCTGGTGCTGTTCGTGCTGATGTCGACGTGGAACCGCGGGCGAGAGCTTGCTGCCTCGCACGCGAAACGCTCGGAACCGCTGGACGCCTTTCTGCGCGACACGCTCAATTCTGAAACGCCTCCCGCGCGCGTGCGCGGCACGGCCGTCTATCCCGGGAACCAGGTGGGTATGACGCCCGCTGCATTGAAGAGCAATGTCCGGCACAACGGCGTGATGCACGAGACGGCGATCTTCTTCGCGAACGTGTCGGAGTCCGCGCCGCGCATCGACGAAGAAACGCGCATTGAAACGCGCGATCTTGGCAACGGATGCTACGAGATCATCGCGCGCCACGGCTTCGTCGAGCGTATGAATCTGCCGAAGCTGCTCGAATCGCTGAGCGGCGAATTAGGCGCGTGGCGCTACGATCCTGCTCATACGACGTTCTTTCTGCCACGCGACGAAGTCGTGAAGGGCTGCGCGAAAGGCGAGATGATGCGCTGGCGCGAACGGCTGTTTGCAATGATGTCGTTCCATTCGGCGTCCAGCGCGGAATACTACGGACTCAAACCGGAAGACGTCGTCGAACTGGGTGTGCAGATCGTGCTTTGAATGTCGCTGACATCACGCATGTCGTGGACGAGATACGCGTGCGCGGCCGCGGCATCCATCGGGCGAGCGAACCAGTAGCCTTGCACTTCGTCGCAGCCGTTGTCGAGCAGAAACTCGAGCTGGCAGGGCGTTTCGACGCCTTCTGCAACCACGCGCATGCCGAGCGTCCGGCCCATGGCGAGGACGGCCTTGACGATCACTTCATCGGCGTGAGAGCGCCCGATGCCGCGCACGAACGACATGTCCAGCTTGACGCGATCCGCAAGGAAGCTGCGGATATAGCCGAGGCTCGAATAGCCGGAACCGAAATCGTCGATGGCGATCGACAGTCCCATCTCTCGCAGCGCGCGTAACGTTCCCAGCGAGCCGGGCGCCATCAGCACGCCTTCGGTGATTTCCAGTTCGATATTGCGTGCGTCGACGCCCGTGCGCTCCAGCGTGGCGGCGATCATCGCGGGCAGATCGGAGCGTTCGAACTGCACGGGCGATACATTCACCGACACGACGATGTCGGGATACAGATCGGCCCATAGCCGCGTCTGTCGACAGGCGCGCTCGAGCACCGATTGCCCGATCTGCACGATGAGGCCCGTTTCCTCGGCGATCGGCACGAACACGGACGGACTGATGTCGCCATGTTCCGCGTCGCGCCAGCGAACCAGCGCTTCGAATCCCGTCGCCTTGCCCGTCGCCGGATCGACTCTGGGCTGATAGGCGAGCGAGAAGGCGTCGGCGGCCACCGCATGTCGCAGCGCTTGCGCCAGCGTCGCGCGCCGGATGTCCTGGATGGCGATCTCATGGTTGAACAGCAAGATGCTGTTCGGTCCCGCCGACTTCGCGCGATACATCGCGGCGTCGGCATACTTCAGCAGCGTGTCGGGATCGGTGGAATGGTCAGGGAACACCGCAACGCCGACGCTCGCCTGCGGCACGATCAGCCGGTTGCCGACGGCAAGGCTGTGCGTCAGCGTTTCTTTCATCGCCGTTGCCGCTGCCATGAAGCTGTCGACGTCGCCGCGTCCGTAGAGCGCCGCGACGAATTCGTCGCCAGCATAGCGGACCACGATTTCATTGTGCGACACAGTGCCCGACAGACGCCGCGCCACTTCGCACAGCACCTGATCGCCGGCCGTGTGTCCGAGCGTATCGTTGACTTCCTTGAAGTTGTCGAGATCGAGAAAAACGAGTGCAAGCTTGTTGCCTTCCGCGACCGCGCGCTCGAACAGGCTGGCGAGGGTCGCCTTCAGACCGAGCCGGTTTGGAAGACGCGTCAGCGCATCTTCGTTTGCCTGGGTGCGCAATTGCTCCTGGTAAAGGACGCGTTCGGACACGTCGCTGAATATGGTCACGAAATGCGTCGGACGATCCTGTTCGTCGAGCACGGGCGCGATGTGCAAATCGATCCAGTAGACGGAGCCGTCGAGCCTGCGGCACTGGAGCAGGCACGCGCCTTCGCATTCCGCGCGCATGGCCATGCGTATCGAGCGCGCGTCGGGCGTGGAACTGTCGCAGCCGATCAGATTCCATAGTTCGGCACCGATCGCTTCCGCCGCCGAACGTCCCGTGATCCGTTCGAAGGCTGCGTTGACATACGTGATCGTGCTGTTGCCGTCGATCTTGTGCGAGATGATGACCGCGTTCTTCGACGCATCGAGCGCGCGGCTGCGGACTCGCAGGCTTTCCTTCGCGTGCTCGTGCGCGGTGACCTCATGCGCGGTGACGAAGCATGCTTCGCGTCCGGCAAAATCCAGCAGGTGATAGGTGACGTCGACGAAAAAAATCTCGCCGTCTGCCCGCCGATGCCGTCGCACGCCCGCCGCGCCGCCGCGATTGCCCGACTCGATATGCCCTTGAAGATCACGGCGAAATTCATCGACATCCGCAGGCGGACGAAGCTGGTCGGCGGGCAGGGAGCGCAGTTGCTCCAGCGTGGCCCCGTATTGACGCTGGGCCGCTGCGTTGGCGGTCAGGATCTCGTAGGTGTGGACGTCGAAGATCAGCATCGAGACGGGATGCTGTTCGAAGTAATCGCGAAAGCGCCGTTGCGCCTCGCTGGCAACGATCTGCGACGTGATCTTCGTGAGCGATGCGCGCTGACGGGTGAACAACGCGAACAGCAGCAGGAGCGCGCCCGCTGCCGAGGCGACGGCCAGCGAAATTCTCTGCCGGACCAGTTGCGCCTGGGCGCGAAACTGCATGCCGGCGATCTGCGCGCGTTCCTCGCTTCGCAGGTCCGAGATGAGCGTCATGATGGAACTGAGCGTGCGGTTCGCGTGCTGCAGCAGCGTCGGCTGAACGACGGTGCCCGCACTGGCGAGCGCGAGATTTCGCGCGGCCGAGTCGAGTTCCTGCGGCCATGCCGCGCTCAGTCCACGCAATTGCCGGAGCTTCTGCAGCGCGCCCGCGCCTCCCGCGAGTTCGCGTTCCAGCCGGTCGTACGTACCGGCGACGGCGGCGGCGCGCCGGATCGGCCATCCGCGCGAACTGTAGCCCGCTATGCCGACGCCTTCGAGAAAATCCGTGTTGGCTGCGACGTGAAGCGTGAGC
This Paraburkholderia sabiae DNA region includes the following protein-coding sequences:
- a CDS encoding potassium transporter Kup — its product is MLKKLTDRQHASTPRSDTPSGALVLSALGVVFGDIGTSPIYALRQAVVDAGSVNVQIVMGVLSTIVWAVVIVVMLKYGLYVMRADNEGEGGIIALTALVRSGYQKSRRHVPRSLLLAGLFGAAMFYGDSMITPAVSVLSAVEGLTEISPAFGPWVVPVAAAILIALFALQHRGSTAVGHLFGPVMGVWFVSLAAVGIYRIAQHPAVLKALSPQWAVSLAVARPGIAFTILGAVILALTGAEALYADIGHFGRKAIRIALVAIVFPSIIIGYFGQAATLLFVPGAVAQPFFRALPSWALIPGVLITVLATIIASQAVISGAFSMTSQAIELGFLPRMRIVETSKEQRGQVYSPAVNAILFVSVLFLVLVFRSSARLTSAYGIAVGLTMLVTTIQMASVTRNVWGWSASRAALVGVPLLIVDLTLVAANIPKIPGGGWFPVSVGLVLFVLMSTWNRGRELAASHAKRSEPLDAFLRDTLNSETPPARVRGTAVYPGNQVGMTPAALKSNVRHNGVMHETAIFFANVSESAPRIDEETRIETRDLGNGCYEIIARHGFVERMNLPKLLESLSGELGAWRYDPAHTTFFLPRDEVVKGCAKGEMMRWRERLFAMMSFHSASSAEYYGLKPEDVVELGVQIVL
- a CDS encoding putative bifunctional diguanylate cyclase/phosphodiesterase, producing the protein MDAAGTHNQTAPVLSRHFARTAAILLAAALVVCLAVGATIAATSSRGEDDQRLRDALAVTSELETLLTLHVAANTDFLEGVGIAGYSSRGWPIRRAAAVAGTYDRLERELAGGAGALQKLRQLRGLSAAWPQELDSAARNLALASAGTVVQPTLLQHANRTLSSIMTLISDLRSEERAQIAGMQFRAQAQLVRQRISLAVASAAGALLLLFALFTRQRASLTKITSQIVASEAQRRFRDYFEQHPVSMLIFDVHTYEILTANAAAQRQYGATLEQLRSLPADQLRPPADVDEFRRDLQGHIESGNRGGAAGVRRHRRADGEIFFVDVTYHLLDFAGREACFVTAHEVTAHEHAKESLRVRSRALDASKNAVIISHKIDGNSTITYVNAAFERITGRSAAEAIGAELWNLIGCDSSTPDARSIRMAMRAECEGACLLQCRRLDGSVYWIDLHIAPVLDEQDRPTHFVTIFSDVSERVLYQEQLRTQANEDALTRLPNRLGLKATLASLFERAVAEGNKLALVFLDLDNFKEVNDTLGHTAGDQVLCEVARRLSGTVSHNEIVVRYAGDEFVAALYGRGDVDSFMAAATAMKETLTHSLAVGNRLIVPQASVGVAVFPDHSTDPDTLLKYADAAMYRAKSAGPNSILLFNHEIAIQDIRRATLAQALRHAVAADAFSLAYQPRVDPATGKATGFEALVRWRDAEHGDISPSVFVPIAEETGLIVQIGQSVLERACRQTRLWADLYPDIVVSVNVSPVQFERSDLPAMIAATLERTGVDARNIELEITEGVLMAPGSLGTLRALREMGLSIAIDDFGSGYSSLGYIRSFLADRVKLDMSFVRGIGRSHADEVIVKAVLAMGRTLGMRVVAEGVETPCQLEFLLDNGCDEVQGYWFARPMDAAAAHAYLVHDMRDVSDIQSTICTPSSTTSSGLSP